In Candidatus Acetothermia bacterium, one DNA window encodes the following:
- a CDS encoding ROK family protein gives MEGTVGVDIGGTRTRVGAVARGRILARRAFPTQGIAEVKDAIRAVMAEVRWARPRAIGVGAPAPMDMRAGKILGCPNLPHWNGVEVTRELGDAFACPVYLANDATSAAIGELVFGHRARDFVYITWSTGIGGGVVSGGRVAWGATGQAGEVGHMVLDPDGPPCRCGKRGCLEAIAAGVGIARAARERLGERLSAREVVDRARRGDGRALAIVDEACRAMGQGIAILWEVLEPELIVLGGGLTGSWDFLGPKVLAAAAAMARGILRVELTPLGDDVGLLGAAALLDHFPEEWRSG, from the coding sequence ATGGAAGGGACCGTTGGGGTGGATATTGGGGGTACGCGGACCCGGGTGGGGGCGGTGGCCAGGGGGAGGATCCTCGCCCGCCGGGCGTTCCCCACCCAGGGAATTGCGGAGGTCAAGGACGCGATCCGCGCGGTGATGGCGGAAGTGAGGTGGGCCCGGCCGAGGGCGATTGGGGTGGGAGCCCCCGCCCCCATGGACATGCGGGCCGGCAAGATCCTGGGGTGCCCGAACCTCCCTCACTGGAACGGGGTGGAGGTGACGCGGGAGCTCGGGGATGCGTTTGCCTGCCCCGTCTACCTCGCCAACGACGCCACCTCCGCCGCCATCGGCGAGCTCGTGTTCGGCCACCGCGCCCGCGATTTCGTGTACATCACGTGGTCCACGGGGATCGGCGGCGGGGTCGTGTCGGGAGGGCGGGTGGCCTGGGGGGCCACCGGACAGGCTGGCGAGGTGGGGCATATGGTGCTCGATCCCGACGGCCCCCCGTGCCGGTGCGGAAAGCGTGGGTGCCTGGAGGCGATCGCCGCGGGGGTAGGGATCGCCCGGGCCGCTCGGGAGAGGCTCGGGGAGAGGCTCTCCGCTCGGGAGGTGGTGGACCGGGCCCGCCGCGGGGACGGCCGGGCCTTGGCCATCGTGGATGAGGCCTGCCGGGCGATGGGCCAGGGGATCGCCATCCTGTGGGAGGTGCTGGAACCCGAGTTGATCGTGCTCGGCGGGGGGCTGACCGGGTCGTGGGACTTCCTCGGCCCCAAGGTCCTGGCTGCCGCCGCGGCCATGGCCCGGGGGATCCTGCGGGTGGAGCTCACCCCGCTTGGGGACGACGTGGGCCTCCTCGGCGCCGCCGCCCTCCTCGATCACTTCCCCGAGGAGTGGCGTTCCGGTTAG
- a CDS encoding sugar kinase, producing MRYHLVTFGETMIRLSPPSFRRLEQTNILEVNVGGAELNVAVTAQRLGLTTAYITRLTQNALGRMIANKAREHGVDTSHIVWTDEDRVGLYFVEFGASPRASSVLYDRRDSAMARIRPGEVNWDRVFQDARAFHTSGITPALSPSAAEATKEAVRKAKEAGLLVSVDLNYRARLWREEEARWVMTDLVRQADVLITTEEDTERVFGIKEESYEKVAERLSREFDLAAVAITIRETPSVWRNTWTAIAYAEGKLIRGPVYDIEIVDRVGAGDAFAGGFLFGYLTDGPEAGVRYGVAASTLKQTNPGDLLWASQEEVERLLKGGGLRIVR from the coding sequence ATGCGGTATCACCTGGTGACGTTTGGGGAGACGATGATTCGGCTTTCGCCGCCCAGCTTCCGGCGGCTGGAGCAGACGAACATCCTTGAGGTGAACGTGGGGGGCGCTGAGCTCAATGTGGCCGTGACCGCCCAACGGCTCGGGCTCACGACCGCCTACATCACCCGCCTCACGCAAAACGCGCTTGGGCGGATGATCGCGAACAAGGCCCGCGAGCACGGGGTGGACACGTCCCACATCGTGTGGACCGACGAGGACCGGGTGGGCCTGTACTTCGTGGAGTTCGGGGCCAGCCCCCGCGCCAGTTCCGTCCTCTACGATCGCCGCGATTCGGCGATGGCCCGCATCCGCCCCGGGGAAGTGAACTGGGACAGGGTGTTCCAAGATGCGCGGGCGTTCCACACGTCCGGGATCACCCCCGCCCTCTCCCCCTCCGCCGCCGAGGCCACGAAGGAAGCGGTGCGGAAGGCCAAGGAAGCCGGCCTCCTCGTGTCGGTCGACCTCAACTACCGGGCCCGCCTGTGGCGGGAGGAGGAGGCGCGGTGGGTGATGACGGACCTCGTCCGTCAGGCAGACGTCCTCATCACCACCGAGGAGGACACGGAACGGGTATTCGGGATCAAAGAGGAGTCCTACGAGAAGGTGGCGGAACGCCTGAGCCGCGAGTTCGACCTCGCCGCGGTGGCGATCACCATACGGGAGACGCCGTCGGTGTGGCGGAACACGTGGACGGCCATCGCCTATGCCGAAGGGAAGCTTATCCGGGGGCCCGTCTACGACATCGAGATCGTGGACCGGGTGGGGGCGGGCGATGCGTTCGCCGGTGGGTTCCTGTTCGGGTACCTGACCGACGGCCCGGAGGCCGGGGTGCGGTACGGGGTGGCGGCCTCCACGCTTAAGCAGACGAATCCCGGGGACCTCCTGTGGGCGAGCCAGGAGGAAGTCGAACGGCTTCTTAAGGGCGGCGGCCTGCGCATCGTGCGCTAG
- a CDS encoding methyltransferase domain-containing protein — protein sequence MAKDWVKDLFIEHAELFQVFLEERFAQAEEEVRGLAHLFAAHGVEPGATVLDLNCGIGRHSIHLAKVGYRVVGVDLSPRYVARAVELAAEHGVQDRTEFLVLDAREVGGG from the coding sequence ATGGCCAAGGATTGGGTCAAGGATCTGTTCATCGAGCACGCGGAGCTGTTCCAGGTGTTCCTGGAGGAACGGTTCGCCCAGGCTGAGGAGGAGGTGCGGGGGCTCGCCCACCTGTTTGCAGCGCATGGGGTCGAGCCCGGGGCTACGGTGCTCGACCTTAACTGTGGGATCGGTCGCCACAGCATCCATCTCGCCAAGGTCGGGTACAGGGTGGTTGGGGTGGACCTCTCCCCCCGCTACGTCGCCCGCGCCGTGGAGCTCGCCGCGGAGCACGGCGTTCAGGACCGGACGGAGTTCCTCGTCCTCGACGCCCGGGAGGTGGGCGGGGGTTGA
- a CDS encoding molybdopterin-dependent oxidoreductase, with protein MAVSVAAKARDVVGRSVHKVDGPALVCGKPVFTLDMDVPGALVGKILHSPHAHAVIEAIDTSAAEAVPGVACILHYGNVPRIPHTTAGQGWPEPSPYDTVLFDRKVRYVGDRVAAVAAASEEAADEALRKIQVEYKVLPAVLSVDEALAPGAPVIHDEPDAEGIYDAQHNIAAAVDIPVGDVDRALAESPVTGEATCEIPYSQHTPIEPHCVIAYFDEDGRLVIRTSTQVPFHVRRIVARVLAVPMSRIRVVKPRIGGGFGAKQEIILEPVAGALALRTGRPVRIAYTREEEFVASRTRHPMRVTVKLGADRDGTLRAIDMEALSNTGAYGTHSLTVLSNVGSKTLPLYNKARHLRFHGKAVYTNLPVAGAYRGYGATQGYFALEVAMDILAEKLGLDPLELRQRNHIRAGETSPIFEKIGEGREGKAQIVRSCALPECLRIGAERIAWKRNRGRRRREGPWAYGVGMACAMQGSGITGIDMGAATIVMNEDGSFRLLVGATDLGTGSDTVLAQIAAEALGVTVDKVLVHSSDTDFTPFDVGAYASSTTYVSGLAVLKAAEEVRRQILDVAASALEEAPEDLELSQGAVRSVRSGRAVTLADVGHRATYVVDQHQIAATASCVCPESPPPFAAFFTEVAVDTETGLVRVERFVAVADCGVPIHPKLAEGQLEGAVVQGIGHALYEEMLFSGRGRCVNPSLFDYKIPSALDVPEVEAILVPSEEPTGPFGAKSIAEVGINGPLPAISNAIYDAVGIRLTRAPFTPERVLAALRSRTG; from the coding sequence CCCCCCACGCCCACGCCGTGATCGAGGCCATCGACACCTCCGCGGCGGAGGCCGTGCCTGGGGTGGCGTGCATCCTCCACTATGGGAACGTCCCGCGGATCCCCCACACCACCGCCGGCCAGGGGTGGCCGGAGCCCTCCCCTTACGACACGGTCCTGTTCGATCGGAAGGTCCGGTACGTGGGGGACCGGGTGGCGGCGGTGGCGGCGGCCTCCGAGGAGGCGGCCGACGAGGCCCTGCGGAAGATCCAGGTCGAGTACAAGGTCCTGCCGGCGGTCCTATCGGTGGACGAAGCCCTCGCCCCCGGGGCCCCGGTCATCCACGACGAGCCCGATGCCGAGGGGATCTACGACGCCCAGCACAACATCGCCGCCGCGGTGGACATCCCGGTGGGGGACGTGGACCGGGCCCTGGCCGAGTCCCCGGTGACGGGGGAGGCGACCTGCGAGATCCCCTACTCCCAGCACACCCCGATCGAGCCCCACTGCGTGATCGCCTACTTCGACGAGGACGGCCGTCTCGTCATCCGTACCTCGACCCAGGTTCCGTTCCATGTGCGGCGGATCGTGGCCCGGGTGCTCGCGGTCCCGATGTCCAGGATCCGGGTGGTGAAACCCCGGATCGGCGGGGGGTTCGGGGCCAAGCAGGAGATCATCCTCGAGCCGGTGGCCGGGGCCCTTGCCCTGCGCACCGGGCGGCCGGTGCGGATCGCCTATACCCGGGAGGAGGAGTTCGTCGCCTCCCGCACCCGGCATCCGATGCGGGTCACGGTGAAGCTGGGAGCTGACCGGGACGGGACCCTTCGCGCCATCGACATGGAAGCCCTGTCCAACACCGGCGCCTACGGGACCCATTCCCTGACCGTGCTCTCCAACGTCGGCTCCAAGACCCTGCCCCTCTACAACAAGGCCCGCCACCTCCGGTTCCATGGAAAGGCGGTGTACACCAACCTCCCTGTGGCCGGGGCGTACCGCGGGTACGGGGCCACCCAGGGCTACTTCGCCCTGGAGGTGGCGATGGACATCCTGGCCGAGAAGCTCGGTCTGGACCCCCTGGAGCTGCGCCAGAGGAACCACATCCGGGCCGGGGAGACTTCTCCCATCTTCGAGAAGATCGGGGAGGGGAGGGAAGGGAAGGCCCAGATCGTGCGGTCGTGCGCCCTTCCCGAGTGCCTCCGGATCGGGGCCGAGCGCATCGCGTGGAAGAGGAACCGCGGCCGCCGACGCCGCGAGGGTCCGTGGGCCTACGGGGTGGGGATGGCCTGCGCGATGCAGGGGTCGGGGATCACCGGGATCGACATGGGCGCGGCGACGATCGTGATGAACGAGGACGGCTCGTTCCGCCTCCTCGTCGGGGCCACCGACCTCGGCACCGGCTCCGACACCGTGCTCGCCCAGATCGCCGCCGAGGCGCTGGGCGTCACAGTGGACAAGGTCCTCGTCCACTCCTCGGACACCGACTTCACCCCGTTCGACGTGGGGGCGTACGCCTCCAGCACGACCTACGTGTCGGGGCTCGCGGTCCTCAAGGCGGCGGAGGAGGTGCGGCGCCAGATCCTGGACGTGGCTGCATCGGCGCTGGAGGAAGCTCCGGAGGACCTGGAGCTCTCCCAAGGGGCCGTGCGCAGCGTGCGCAGTGGGCGGGCGGTGACCTTGGCCGACGTCGGGCACCGCGCGACGTACGTGGTGGACCAGCACCAGATCGCGGCTACCGCTTCCTGCGTCTGTCCGGAATCCCCGCCCCCGTTCGCCGCGTTCTTCACGGAAGTGGCGGTGGACACGGAGACCGGGCTCGTGCGGGTGGAGCGGTTCGTGGCCGTGGCCGACTGCGGTGTCCCCATTCACCCCAAGCTCGCCGAGGGGCAGCTCGAGGGGGCGGTGGTGCAGGGGATCGGCCATGCCCTCTATGAGGAGATGCTCTTCTCCGGGCGCGGCCGGTGCGTAAACCCAAGCCTCTTCGACTACAAGATCCCCTCGGCCCTGGACGTGCCCGAGGTGGAGGCGATCCTGGTGCCCTCGGAGGAGCCCACCGGACCGTTTGGGGCCAAGTCCATCGCCGAGGTCGGGATCAACGGGCCCTTGCCGGCCATCTCCAACGCCATCTACGACGCGGTGGGGATCCGCCTCACCCGGGCCCCGTTCACCCCGGAGCGGGTCCTGGCCGCCCTGCGCAGCAGGACCGGTTAA
- a CDS encoding VIT and VWA domain-containing protein, translating to MRKSLVAALVVGAVVAWLVPSLADGIIIPWPRPDIPGHPLRWLTIVYHRVTVTIQDGIATTKVDQAFRNDAQFAIEGTYVFPMPPSAVIQKFTLWVGGEPVVGEVLPANKAREIYLSYLRDSRDPALLEYIGRGAFQARIFPIAPGETRRIALEYVELLSPEAGLFRYRYPLSPERFSAKPLEEARIEVNLTASHPLGSVYSPTHTIAVTRDNPSSAQAVYLERDVLPDRDFTLYYGYGSEAVGADLVVYRPDSEPGWFLLLVTPPAVRDLAPLPKDLVLVIDRSGSMEGEKMNQAKAAAAFILERLGPGDRFGVIAFDDEIISVTPGLVPATTEEVAKAAQAVRALSARGMTNIHDALTTAMNWFAPADRPQYVLFLTDGLPTTGITDTAGIVKGVTSANRARARLFAFGVGYDVNAHLLDLLAEDNRGTTTYVAPGENLERALSNFYTKIAEPALADLRLTVNGVSSSEIYPDQLPDLFYGSQLAVFGRYVGSGPTTIVLTGKRGAEDVTFTYTQNFPERATEASFLPRLWAARKIGHLLNIIRLEGETKALVDQIVALATKYGIATPYTSFLVREEERAVVAPPSAHMMMSAGAPAVGAAKAIQVLTQADVVQKADFVREVDGRMFLFLDEIWRESTYEKGTPTVDVVYLSEAYFHLVDNFPDLAPILALGDKVVFQVGKTWVRIGESGLDELTPEVLAELRG from the coding sequence ATGCGCAAGTCGCTCGTGGCAGCCCTCGTGGTGGGAGCGGTGGTGGCGTGGCTTGTCCCATCCCTCGCCGATGGGATCATCATCCCGTGGCCAAGGCCCGATATCCCCGGGCATCCGCTGCGGTGGCTCACCATCGTCTACCACCGCGTCACGGTGACGATCCAGGACGGGATCGCCACCACCAAGGTGGACCAAGCGTTCCGGAACGATGCCCAGTTCGCGATCGAGGGGACGTACGTTTTCCCGATGCCCCCCAGCGCGGTCATCCAGAAGTTCACCCTGTGGGTGGGGGGCGAACCCGTGGTGGGCGAGGTGCTCCCGGCCAACAAGGCCCGGGAGATCTACCTCTCCTACCTGCGCGATAGCCGCGACCCGGCGTTGCTCGAGTACATCGGCCGCGGCGCCTTCCAAGCCCGGATCTTCCCCATCGCCCCCGGCGAGACGCGGAGGATCGCGCTCGAGTACGTGGAGCTCCTCTCCCCGGAGGCGGGGCTCTTCCGGTACCGCTATCCCCTGTCCCCGGAGCGGTTCTCCGCCAAGCCCCTCGAGGAGGCCCGGATCGAGGTGAATCTCACCGCGAGCCACCCCTTGGGGAGCGTGTACTCCCCCACCCACACCATCGCCGTGACCCGCGACAACCCTTCCTCCGCCCAAGCCGTCTACCTCGAGCGAGATGTCCTCCCCGACCGGGACTTCACCCTCTACTACGGCTACGGCAGCGAGGCCGTTGGCGCGGACCTCGTGGTTTATAGGCCCGATTCTGAGCCAGGCTGGTTCCTGCTCCTCGTGACCCCGCCCGCCGTTCGCGACCTCGCCCCTCTTCCCAAAGACCTCGTGCTCGTGATCGACCGCTCCGGGTCCATGGAAGGGGAGAAGATGAACCAGGCCAAGGCGGCGGCGGCGTTCATCCTCGAACGCCTGGGGCCGGGCGACCGGTTCGGGGTGATCGCGTTCGACGACGAGATCATCTCGGTCACGCCAGGTCTGGTCCCGGCAACCACGGAAGAGGTGGCGAAGGCGGCCCAGGCGGTGCGCGCCCTTTCTGCCCGGGGGATGACGAACATCCACGACGCCCTGACCACGGCCATGAACTGGTTCGCCCCGGCCGACCGGCCCCAGTACGTGCTGTTCCTCACCGATGGCCTGCCCACCACTGGGATCACGGACACCGCGGGCATCGTCAAGGGCGTGACCTCGGCCAACCGGGCGCGGGCCCGCCTGTTCGCGTTCGGCGTAGGCTACGACGTAAACGCCCATCTCCTCGACCTCCTCGCGGAGGACAACCGCGGCACCACAACCTACGTTGCTCCTGGCGAAAACTTGGAGCGAGCCCTATCGAACTTCTACACGAAGATCGCCGAGCCGGCCCTCGCCGACCTCAGACTCACGGTAAACGGGGTGAGCAGCTCGGAGATCTACCCCGATCAGCTCCCTGACCTCTTCTACGGGTCCCAGCTCGCCGTGTTCGGGCGGTATGTGGGGAGCGGGCCGACGACGATTGTTCTCACCGGGAAGCGCGGAGCCGAGGACGTCACGTTCACGTACACCCAGAACTTCCCCGAGCGCGCCACCGAGGCGAGTTTTCTCCCCAGGCTCTGGGCGGCGCGGAAGATCGGGCACCTCCTCAACATCATCCGCCTCGAAGGGGAGACGAAGGCTCTCGTGGACCAGATCGTGGCCCTGGCCACGAAGTACGGGATCGCTACCCCCTACACCTCATTCCTGGTGCGGGAGGAGGAGCGGGCTGTCGTCGCCCCGCCCAGTGCCCACATGATGATGTCGGCGGGAGCGCCGGCAGTCGGTGCGGCCAAGGCAATCCAGGTCCTGACCCAAGCCGACGTGGTGCAGAAGGCCGATTTCGTGCGCGAGGTGGATGGCCGGATGTTCCTGTTCTTGGACGAGATCTGGCGGGAGAGCACCTACGAGAAAGGGACCCCCACGGTGGACGTCGTCTACCTGAGCGAGGCCTACTTCCATCTCGTGGACAACTTCCCGGACCTGGCCCCGATCCTCGCCTTGGGCGACAAGGTCGTGTTCCAGGTTGGAAAAACCTGGGTCCGGATCGGCGAAAGCGGTCTTGATGAGCTCACCCCGGAGGTGCTCGCCGAGCTGCGCGGCTGA
- the trmB gene encoding tRNA (guanosine(46)-N7)-methyltransferase TrmB produces the protein MGSELKRYLVRPERWEALPADWDAVFGRSAPLAVEIGFGSGEFLSWAAREHPGWNWVGFETSLTCITKAGRKLAQWGARNVRLALVDGQFALRELFPDESVARVYVHFPCPWPKARHAERRLVGPGFGQTLAAVLAPDGLFILTTDVLWYAEDAAACLAEANPFRVTGPQPLVEEGPGTRYERKWRGQGRAIWQVVAERRVKGAIQRIAEGTMPHVRIAVPVTPETVARAVGLREAWPGGAFAVKEAFFAPDGKTALLRAFATDDDFQQHYFLAVVNEREGAMVKLDGATVPFRTPAVKRSVAAVAAALEGR, from the coding sequence ATGGGCTCCGAGCTCAAGCGGTACCTCGTCCGGCCGGAACGATGGGAGGCGCTCCCCGCCGATTGGGACGCCGTGTTCGGCCGCTCGGCCCCGCTCGCGGTGGAGATCGGGTTCGGCAGCGGGGAGTTCCTCTCCTGGGCCGCCCGGGAGCATCCTGGTTGGAACTGGGTCGGGTTCGAAACAAGCCTCACCTGCATCACCAAGGCGGGGCGGAAGTTGGCCCAATGGGGCGCAAGGAACGTCCGCCTGGCGCTGGTGGACGGCCAGTTCGCCCTGCGGGAGCTTTTTCCCGACGAAAGCGTGGCCCGGGTATACGTGCACTTCCCCTGTCCCTGGCCCAAGGCCCGCCATGCCGAACGACGGCTGGTGGGGCCTGGGTTCGGGCAGACCCTGGCCGCCGTCCTCGCCCCGGATGGGCTATTCATCCTGACCACCGACGTGCTATGGTATGCCGAGGACGCCGCGGCGTGCTTGGCCGAGGCAAACCCATTCCGGGTGACGGGCCCTCAGCCCTTGGTGGAAGAGGGCCCGGGGACCCGGTATGAACGCAAGTGGCGCGGCCAGGGCCGGGCCATCTGGCAGGTGGTGGCCGAGCGAAGGGTCAAAGGAGCTATACAGCGGATCGCGGAGGGAACGATGCCCCACGTGCGGATCGCGGTACCGGTTACGCCGGAAACGGTGGCGCGGGCGGTGGGCCTCAGGGAGGCCTGGCCGGGAGGGGCGTTTGCGGTCAAGGAGGCGTTCTTCGCCCCGGACGGGAAAACCGCGCTCCTTCGGGCGTTCGCCACCGATGATGACTTCCAGCAGCACTACTTCCTCGCGGTGGTGAACGAAAGGGAAGGGGCGATGGTGAAGCTGGACGGGGCCACGGTCCCGTTTCGCACCCCGGCGGTGAAGCGGTCGGTGGCCGCGGTGGCCGCCGCCCTGGAGGGGAGATGA